A region of Arabidopsis thaliana chromosome 5, partial sequence DNA encodes the following proteins:
- a CDS encoding proline-rich family protein (proline-rich family protein; FUNCTIONS IN: molecular_function unknown; INVOLVED IN: biological_process unknown; LOCATED IN: endomembrane system; EXPRESSED IN: 10 plant structures; EXPRESSED DURING: LP.06 six leaves visible, LP.04 four leaves visible, LP.10 ten leaves visible, petal differentiation and expansion stage, LP.08 eight leaves visible; Has 1807 Blast hits to 1807 proteins in 277 species: Archae - 0; Bacteria - 0; Metazoa - 736; Fungi - 347; Plants - 385; Viruses - 0; Other Eukaryotes - 339 (source: NCBI BLink).), producing MRRSWPTRLILLMVLTVVITMIAAAYGYSSVSSSKHKFPHYKYKAPSPPTTYSPYRYFSPPPVTDSDSAAYVR from the coding sequence ATGAGACGTTCATGGCCTACACGCCTCATCCTCCTTATGGTTCTCACCGTCGTCATCACCATGATTGCCGCAGCTTATGGTTATTCCTCTGTCTCGTCATCAAAACATAAGTTCCCTCATTACAAGTACAAAGCTCCATCTCCTCCAACAACTTATTCTCCTTACCGTTATTTCTCGCCGCCTCCGGTCACAGATTCAGATTCTGCAGCTTATGTTCGATGA
- a CDS encoding UDP-Glycosyltransferase superfamily protein (UDP-Glycosyltransferase superfamily protein; FUNCTIONS IN: UDP-glycosyltransferase activity, transferase activity, transferring glycosyl groups; INVOLVED IN: metabolic process; EXPRESSED IN: 22 plant structures; EXPRESSED DURING: 12 growth stages; CONTAINS InterPro DOMAIN/s: UDP-glucuronosyl/UDP-glucosyltransferase (InterPro:IPR002213); BEST Arabidopsis thaliana protein match is: UDP-Glycosyltransferase superfamily protein (TAIR:AT2G36780.1); Has 1807 Blast hits to 1807 proteins in 277 species: Archae - 0; Bacteria - 0; Metazoa - 736; Fungi - 347; Plants - 385; Viruses - 0; Other Eukaryotes - 339 (source: NCBI BLink).) encodes MAEAKPRNLRIVMFPFMGQGHIIPFVALALRLEKIMIMNRANKTTISMINTPSNIPKIRSNLPPESSISLIELPFNSSDHGLPHDGENFDSLPYSLVISLLEASRSLREPFRDFMTKILKEEGQSSVIVIGDFFLGWIGKVCKEVGVYSVIFSASGAFGLGCYRSIWLNLPHKETKQDQFLLDDFPEAGEIEKTQLNSFMLEADGTDDWSVFMKKIIPGWSDFDGFLFNTVAEIDQMGLSYFRRITGVPVWPVGPVLKSPDKKVGSRSTEEAVKSWLDSKPDHSVVYVCFGSMNSILQTHMLELAMALESSEKNFIWVVRPPIGVEVKSEFDVKGYLPEGFEERITRSERGLLVKKWAPQVDILSHKATCVFLSHCGWNSILESLSHGVPLLGWPMAAEQFFNSILMEKHIGVSVEVARGKRCEIKCDDIVSKIKLVMEETEVGKEIRKKAREVKELVRRAMVDGVKGSSVIGLEEFLDQAMVKKVEN; translated from the coding sequence ATGGCGGAAGCTAAACCCAGAAATCTGAGAATCGTGATGTTCCCTTTCATGGGACAAGGCCATATCATCCCGTTTGTAGCTTTAGCCCTTCGTTTAGAGAAGATTATGATTATGAACAGAGCCAACAAAACCACCATCTCTATGATCAATACTCCTTCGAACATCCCCAAAATACGCTCCAATCTTCCACCTGAATCCTCCATAAGTCTCATAGAGTTACCTTTCAACAGCTCTGATCATGGCCTTCCTCACGACGGCGAGAATTTCGATTCTCTTCCTTACTCTCTCGTCATCAGCCTTCTTGAAGCTTCTAGGTCGCTTCGTGAGCCCTTTCGAGACTTCATGACGAAGATCTTGAAGGAAGAAGGGCAGAGCTCGGTTATAGTGATCGGTGATTTCTTCTTGGGTTGGATCGGTAAGGTTTGCAAAGAGGTTGGTGTTTATTCAGTGATCTTTAGTGCTTCTGGTGCTTTTGGTTTAGGTTGTTATAGATCCATATGGTTAAACTTGCCAcataaagaaaccaaacaagatCAGTTTCTCTTAGATGATTTCCCTGAAGCAGGGGAGATTGAGAAAACTCAGTTGAATTCTTTCATGTTAGAAGCTGATGGAACCGATGATTGGTCTGTTTTCATGAAGAAGATTATACCTGGATGGTCTGACTTCGATGGATTCTTGTTCAACACGGTTGCTGAAATCGATCAGATGGGATTATCCTACTTCCGTAGAATAACCGGTGTTCCGGTTTGGCCAGTTGGGCCGGTTTTGAAGTCTCCGGATAAGAAGGTGGGATCGAGGTCGACAGAGGAAGCAGTGAAGTCATGGCTTGACTCAAAACCGGACCATTCGGTTGTGTACGTATGTTTCGGTTCAATGAACTCGATTTTGCAAACGCATATGTTAGAATTGGCTATGGCATTAGAGAGTAGCGAGAAGAACTTCATATGGGTGGTGAGGCCGCCCATAGGTGTGGAGGTGAAGAGTGAGTTTGATGTGAAAGGGTATCTACCGGAAGGATTTGAGGAAAGAATAACAAGATCGGAAAGAGGGTTACTTGTGAAGAAATGGGCACCACAAGTTGATATATTGTCACACAAGGCAACATGTGTGTTTTTGAGTCATTGCGGATGGAACTCGATACTCGAATCACTTAGCCACGGTGTGCCACTGCTCGGATGGCCCATGGCAGCCGAGCAGTTCTTCAATTCCATATTGATGGAGAAACATATTGGGGTATCGGTTGAGGTGGCGCGTGGGAAGAGATGTGAGATCAAATGTGATGACATTGTTTCTAAGATCAAACTGGTGATGGAGGAGACTGAAGTAGGGAAAGAGATTAGGAAGAAGGCTAGAGAGGTGAAGGAGTTAGTGAGGAGAGCAATGGTAGATGGAGTTAAAGGTTCCTCCGTCATTGGTTTGGAAGAGTTTCTTGACCAAGCAATGGTCAAGAAAGTGGAGAATTGA
- a CDS encoding DNA double-strand break repair RAD50 ATPase (unknown protein; FUNCTIONS IN: molecular_function unknown; INVOLVED IN: biological_process unknown; LOCATED IN: chloroplast; EXPRESSED IN: 21 plant structures; EXPRESSED DURING: 13 growth stages; BEST Arabidopsis thaliana protein match is: unknown protein (TAIR:AT1G12330.1); Has 1807 Blast hits to 1807 proteins in 277 species: Archae - 0; Bacteria - 0; Metazoa - 736; Fungi - 347; Plants - 385; Viruses - 0; Other Eukaryotes - 339 (source: NCBI BLink).) gives MASSETRMNKAREKEEAIANGVKLRALQASLMQMKSSPSSNYSLRNPSSSSAASPASRPLPNLSAHDYPVFTPSYEDEPVSAFHHKNLTLSETWDEDGVGLVDGDTYLSDSYKTSTSRKTVMMPHQDSHHHVYTMSDALRSPPLHFYTTGRSNCGSVDFRSVSSCNDYNKQKGFDTKSLKSSNLVVPLTDSHSAVVSSQPRNRGGRVMSWLFPKLKKKQKSNSIFNSPSITEKSEEVSEVLKDSGSGVEKLKRELMEANRSRDAALTQVSEMKSSLGELSEKLQYLESYCDNLKKALREATEVVSQENSGGRSSGKKNSEMPVSEEVMVEGFLQIVSEARLSIKQFLKTLVSEIDEEDSTLIGNINTLLQPHNLSFTSKYSKIIQYHLEAIISQSVYQDFENCVFQKNGKPKLLDPEQDRQANFSSFASLRNLSWNEVLKKGTKYYSDEFSRFCDEKMSLIITTLNWTRPWSEQMLQAFFVAAKCVWLLHLLAFSFNPALGILRVEENREFESSFMEDMGADRQRSALSRGPARVKVMVMPGFYVLDRVLRCKVLCRYKSLG, from the exons ATGGCTTCTTCTGAAACAAGAATGAACAAggcaagagaaaaagaagaagccataGCAAATGGAGTGAAGTTGAGAGCACTTCAAGCGAGTCTTATGCAGATGAAGTCAAGCCCATCTTCCAATTACAGTCTCAGAAacccttcttcctcttctgctGCTTCACCTGCTTCTCGTCCTCTCCCTAACCTCTCTGCTCATGATTACCCTGTTTTCACTCCt AGCTATGAAGATGAGCCTGTGTCTGCATTTCATCACAAGAATCTCACTTTATCTGAGACTTGGGATGAAGATGGTGTTGGTTTAGTAGATGGAGATACTTATCTCTCTGATTCTTACAAAACCTCAACTTCAAGAAAGACTGTGATGATGCCTCATCAAGATTCTCATCATCATGTTTACACTATGTCGGACGCTCTCAGATCTCCACCGTTACATTTTTATACAACCGGTAGAAGCAACTGTGGCTCGGTCGACTTTAGATCGGTCTCTTCTTGCAATGActacaataaacaaaaaggttTCGACACGAAGAGCTTGAAGAGCTCTAATCTTGTTGTGCCCTTGACGGATTCGCACTCTGCTGTTGTTTCTTCTCAGCCAAGAAACCGTGGAGGTAGAGTAATGTCTTGGTTATTCCCTaagttaaagaagaaacaaaagagtaatTCGATCTTTAATTCACCTAGTATAACTGAGAAGTCAGAGGAAGTTTCTGAGGTGTTGAAGGATTCTGGTTCTGGTGTTGAGAAGTTGAAGAGAGAATTGATGGAAGCAAACAGAAGTAGGGATGCTGCGTTAACACAAGTCTCAGAGATGAAATCTTCATTGGGAGAGTTAAGTGAGAAGCTTCAGTACTTGGAAAGTTACTGTGACAATTTAAAGAAAGCTTTGAGAGAAGCAACAGAAGTAGTGTCACAGGAGAATAGTGGTGGAAGAAGCTCAGGGAAAAAGAACTCAGAGATGCCAGTGAGTGAAGAAGTGATGGTTGAAGGGTTCTTGCAGATTGTATCAGAAGCAAGATTATCGATAAAGCAGTTCTTGAAAACATTAGTTTcagagattgatgaagaagactcgACTCTAATTGGTAACATCAACACTCTCCTTCAACCTCACAACTTATCATTCACTTCTAAGTACTCCAAGATCATTCAGTACCACTTAGAAGCAATCATAAGCCAATCAGTATACCAAGACTTTGAGAACTGCGTATTCCAGAAGAACGGTAAGCCGAAACTGCTTGATCCGGAACAAGATCGACAAGCGAACTTCTCGTCCTTTGCTTCCTTGAGAAACTTGAGCTGGAACGAGGTATTGAAAAAGGGTACAAAATACTACAGTGATGAGTTCAGTAGATTCTGCGATGAGAAGATGAGTTTGATCATTACAACATTGAATTGGACAAGACCTTGGTCAGAACAAATGCTTCAAGCATTCTTTGTGGCTGCAAAATGTGTATGGTTGCTTCATTTGCTTGCCTTCTCGTTCAATCCAGCGTTAGGGATATTGAGAGTTGAGGAGAACAGAGAGTTTGAATCAAGTTTTATGGAAGATATGGGTGCAGATAGGCAGAGATCAGCATTGTCCCGTGGACCGGCACGGGTTAAGGTTATGGTAATGCCTgggttttatgttttagataGGGTTTTGAGATGTAAGGTTCTTTGCAGGTACAAGTCATTGGGCTGA
- a CDS encoding Histone superfamily protein (Histone superfamily protein; FUNCTIONS IN: DNA binding; INVOLVED IN: nucleosome assembly; LOCATED IN: nucleosome; EXPRESSED IN: shoot apex, root, inflorescence, flower, leaf; EXPRESSED DURING: seedling growth, LP.02 two leaves visible, petal differentiation and expansion stage; CONTAINS InterPro DOMAIN/s: Histone H3 (InterPro:IPR000164), Histone-fold (InterPro:IPR009072), Histone core (InterPro:IPR007125); BEST Arabidopsis thaliana protein match is: Histone superfamily protein (TAIR:AT5G10400.1); Has 1807 Blast hits to 1807 proteins in 277 species: Archae - 0; Bacteria - 0; Metazoa - 736; Fungi - 347; Plants - 385; Viruses - 0; Other Eukaryotes - 339 (source: NCBI BLink).) has protein sequence MARSNQTARKATGGKAPHFAMRVWQHSTPPLKKPYRYKPGTVALREIRKYQKTTDLVIRKLPFQRLVKEIAQSLKADLRFQTGAVSALQEAAEAFMVGMFEDTNLCAMHAKRSTIMPKDIQLAKRLRGDRV, from the coding sequence ATGGCTCGTTCGAACCAGACAGCTCGTAAGGCAACAGGAGGTAAGGCTCCACACTTCGCCATGAGAGTATGGCAACACTCAACTCCGCCGCTTAAGAAACCATATAGATACAAGCCAGGAACAGTGGCACTCAGGGAGATCAGGAAGTACCAGAAGACCACAGACTTAGTTATAAGAAAACTCCCTTTCCAAAGACTGGTGAAAGAGATAGCTCAGAGTCTCAAGGCAGATCTAAGGTTCCAGACCGGTGCTGTTTCCGCTCTTCAAGAAGCCGCTGAAGCTTTTATGGTTGGAATGTTTGAGGACACCAATTTGTGTGCCATGCATGCCAAAAGATCAACTATCATGCCTAAGGATATCCAGCTCGCTAAAAGGCTTCGAGGCGATAGGGTTTGA
- a CDS encoding Transducin/WD40 repeat-like superfamily protein — translation MEKYLVSPEPSPAKSRTTVRRPWKRSLIEVNGRLDSAYRHELYSRVAHSYSEIGKFSHFYHLNENPCITHMMQIQSLYQCPTMRGVAGLDFDNRGIFLVSVTRSGCLMVHDFESLYCQSKLGPGSAEDESKHVVHFSYPPGREFDVARWNPSNQNEVACTSRKHDQVLIFDISYMSPKPTEVLQTRQKLSIIGRKISRGLSDVAITSDEDSRIFSPDTLGMVHVWDRRAGVSPCIELSTDRYDSIKSIQIYVDNQTIFGAGKEGIIHIWDLRGGRNSSAFQSRKDMSQLPLASLHLAPKLQKIASLKAQSEIVPKEIHSIDVNPSSPHQLAFHLDDGWSGVLDIYKSEVTHVHCPPPAWLDGSNSSADLILRKPSWLPTSSIYVVGSMSEKGIHVLDFHPSSRSPCHVDYDEDTQRNEKRDKCNHRNKFVSLSETVTGCAAHPLNGMIVAGTQNSSLLLIAQMHCSSSSETAEGEL, via the exons ATGGAGAAATACTTAGTTTCGCCGGAACCATCGCCGGCAAAATCTAGAACTACGGTCAG GCGACCATGGAAGCGATCTTTAATCGAAGTGAATGGACGATTGGATTCAGCGTACCGACACGAACTCTATTCTCGAGTTGCTCATTCCTACTCGGAG ATTGGgaaattttcacatttttatcaCTTGAACGAGAACCCATGTATAACCCAT ATGATGCAGATCCAAAGCCTATATCAATGCCCGACAAT GCGAGGTGTTGCAGGGCTTGATTTTGATAACCGG GGTATATTCTTAGTGTCTGTCACAAGATCAGGATGCTTGATGGTGCATGACTTTGAATCTCTATATTGCCAGAGTAAGCTTGGCCCAG GTTCTGCGGAAGATGAAAGTAAGCATGTTGTGCATTTCTCTTACCCTCCCGGTAGAGAATTTGATGTTGCTAGATGGAATCCTTCAAACCAGAATGAG GTAGCCTGTACATCAAGGAAACATGATCAAGTGCTTATCTTCGATATCAGTTACATGTCTCCCAAACCAACTGAG GTATTGCAAACTAGACAGAAGCTATCGATTATTGGCCGCAAAATTTCTAGAGGTTTATCTGATGTTGCCATTACAAGTGATGAGGATTCGAG AATATTTTCTCCAGATACACTTGGTATGGTTCATGTGTGGGATCGAAGAGCAGGAGTGTCTCCATGCATTGAACTTTCAACAGACAGATATGATTCGATCAAGAGTATTCAAATATATGTGGATAATCAG ACTATTTTTGGAGCTGGTAAAGAAGGAATCATTCATATCTGGGACCTTCGTGGAGGAAGAAACTCTTCTGCTTTTCAGAGCCGCAAAGAT ATGAGCCAATTGCCTTTAGCATCTCTACATCTTGCACCGAAGCTGCAGAAAATTGCATCTCTTAAG GCACAGTCAGAAATCGTTCCCAAGGAAATCCATTCCATTGATGTAAACCCATCCTCTCCTCATCAACTTGCATTTCACCTTGACGATGGTTG GTCCGGTGTTCTTGACATATATAAATCTGAAGTTACTCATGTACATTGCCCTCCTCCAGCATGGTT GGATGGTTCCAACAGTTCAGCTGATTTAATCTTGCGGAAGCCATCATGGCTGCCAACATCATCT ATTTATGTGGTTGGGTCCATGAGCGAGAAAGGGAttcatgttcttgattttcatCCAAGCTCCAGGTCTCCTTGTCATGTTGACTACGA tGAGGATACACagagaaatgagaagagagacaagTGTAATCACAGAAACAAGTTTGTCTCATTGTCTGAAACTGTCACAGGTTGTGCTGCGCATCCTCTCAACGGCATGATCGTAGCTGGAACTCAG AATTCGTCTTTGCTGTTGATCGCTCAGATGCATTgctcatcttcatcagaaaCTGCAGAAGGTGAATTGTAG
- a CDS encoding Transducin/WD40 repeat-like superfamily protein, with translation MRSHKDTPAPTLSYQVVSSPLKAVETGHKVRMDLIKKSKLRYHRGQKSMEKYLVSPEPSPAKSRTTVRRPWKRSLIEVNGRLDSAYRHELYSRVAHSYSEIGKFSHFYHLNENPCITHMMQIQSLYQCPTMRGVAGLDFDNRGIFLVSVTRSGCLMVHDFESLYCQSKLGPGSAEDESKHVVHFSYPPGREFDVARWNPSNQNEVACTSRKHDQVLIFDISYMSPKPTEVLQTRQKLSIIGRKISRGLSDVAITSDEDSRIFSPDTLGMVHVWDRRAGVSPCIELSTDRYDSIKSIQIYVDNQTIFGAGKEGIIHIWDLRGGRNSSAFQSRKDMSQLPLASLHLAPKLQKIASLKAQSEIVPKEIHSIDVNPSSPHQLAFHLDDGWSGVLDIYKSEVTHVHCPPPAWLDGSNSSADLILRKPSWLPTSSIYVVGSMSEKGIHVLDFHPSSRSPCHVDYDEDTQRNEKRDKCNHRNKFVSLSETVTGCAAHPLNGMIVAGTQNSSLLLIAQMHCSSSSETAEGEL, from the exons TCGAGGTCAAAAATCAATGGAGAAATACTTAGTTTCGCCGGAACCATCGCCGGCAAAATCTAGAACTACGGTCAG GCGACCATGGAAGCGATCTTTAATCGAAGTGAATGGACGATTGGATTCAGCGTACCGACACGAACTCTATTCTCGAGTTGCTCATTCCTACTCGGAG ATTGGgaaattttcacatttttatcaCTTGAACGAGAACCCATGTATAACCCAT ATGATGCAGATCCAAAGCCTATATCAATGCCCGACAAT GCGAGGTGTTGCAGGGCTTGATTTTGATAACCGG GGTATATTCTTAGTGTCTGTCACAAGATCAGGATGCTTGATGGTGCATGACTTTGAATCTCTATATTGCCAGAGTAAGCTTGGCCCAG GTTCTGCGGAAGATGAAAGTAAGCATGTTGTGCATTTCTCTTACCCTCCCGGTAGAGAATTTGATGTTGCTAGATGGAATCCTTCAAACCAGAATGAG GTAGCCTGTACATCAAGGAAACATGATCAAGTGCTTATCTTCGATATCAGTTACATGTCTCCCAAACCAACTGAG GTATTGCAAACTAGACAGAAGCTATCGATTATTGGCCGCAAAATTTCTAGAGGTTTATCTGATGTTGCCATTACAAGTGATGAGGATTCGAG AATATTTTCTCCAGATACACTTGGTATGGTTCATGTGTGGGATCGAAGAGCAGGAGTGTCTCCATGCATTGAACTTTCAACAGACAGATATGATTCGATCAAGAGTATTCAAATATATGTGGATAATCAG ACTATTTTTGGAGCTGGTAAAGAAGGAATCATTCATATCTGGGACCTTCGTGGAGGAAGAAACTCTTCTGCTTTTCAGAGCCGCAAAGAT ATGAGCCAATTGCCTTTAGCATCTCTACATCTTGCACCGAAGCTGCAGAAAATTGCATCTCTTAAG GCACAGTCAGAAATCGTTCCCAAGGAAATCCATTCCATTGATGTAAACCCATCCTCTCCTCATCAACTTGCATTTCACCTTGACGATGGTTG GTCCGGTGTTCTTGACATATATAAATCTGAAGTTACTCATGTACATTGCCCTCCTCCAGCATGGTT GGATGGTTCCAACAGTTCAGCTGATTTAATCTTGCGGAAGCCATCATGGCTGCCAACATCATCT ATTTATGTGGTTGGGTCCATGAGCGAGAAAGGGAttcatgttcttgattttcatCCAAGCTCCAGGTCTCCTTGTCATGTTGACTACGA tGAGGATACACagagaaatgagaagagagacaagTGTAATCACAGAAACAAGTTTGTCTCATTGTCTGAAACTGTCACAGGTTGTGCTGCGCATCCTCTCAACGGCATGATCGTAGCTGGAACTCAG AATTCGTCTTTGCTGTTGATCGCTCAGATGCATTgctcatcttcatcagaaaCTGCAGAAGGTGAATTGTAG
- a CDS encoding Transducin/WD40 repeat-like superfamily protein (Transducin/WD40 repeat-like superfamily protein; FUNCTIONS IN: molecular_function unknown; INVOLVED IN: biological_process unknown; LOCATED IN: CUL4 RING ubiquitin ligase complex; CONTAINS InterPro DOMAIN/s: WD40 repeat-like-containing domain (InterPro:IPR011046), WD40/YVTN repeat-like-containing domain (InterPro:IPR015943).) yields the protein MRSHKDTPAPTLSYQVVSSPLKAVETGHKVRMDLIKKSKLRYQWRHRRLQFCYLRRVRDLKLGSQGSEDTVRPWKRSLIEVNGRLDSAYRHELYSRVAHSYSEIGKFSHFYHLNENPCITHMMQIQSLYQCPTMRGVAGLDFDNRGIFLVSVTRSGCLMVHDFESLYCQSKLGPGSAEDESKHVVHFSYPPGREFDVARWNPSNQNEVACTSRKHDQVLIFDISYMSPKPTEKQETQMYRRISILGNCKIPVPTWFPKSVLQTRQKLSIIGRKISRGLSDVAITSDEDSRIFSPDTLGMVHVWDRRAGVSPCIELSTDRYDSIKSIQIYVDNQTIFGAGKEGIIHIWDLRGGRNSSAFQSRKDMSQLPLASLHLAPKLQKIASLKAQSEIVPKEIHSIDVNPSSPHQLAFHLDDGWSGVLDIYKSEVTHVHCPPPAWLDGSNSSADLILRKPSWLPTSSIYVVGSMSEKGIHVLDFHPSSRSPCHVDYDEDTQRNEKRDKCNHRNKFVSLSETVTGCAAHPLNGMIVAGTQNSSLLLIAQMHCSSSSETAEGEL from the exons GCATAGGAGGCTGCAGTTTTGTTA CTTGAGAAGAGTTCGAGATCTAAAGCTTGGAAGTCAAGGAAGCGAAGATACTGT GCGACCATGGAAGCGATCTTTAATCGAAGTGAATGGACGATTGGATTCAGCGTACCGACACGAACTCTATTCTCGAGTTGCTCATTCCTACTCGGAG ATTGGgaaattttcacatttttatcaCTTGAACGAGAACCCATGTATAACCCAT ATGATGCAGATCCAAAGCCTATATCAATGCCCGACAAT GCGAGGTGTTGCAGGGCTTGATTTTGATAACCGG GGTATATTCTTAGTGTCTGTCACAAGATCAGGATGCTTGATGGTGCATGACTTTGAATCTCTATATTGCCAGAGTAAGCTTGGCCCAG GTTCTGCGGAAGATGAAAGTAAGCATGTTGTGCATTTCTCTTACCCTCCCGGTAGAGAATTTGATGTTGCTAGATGGAATCCTTCAAACCAGAATGAG GTAGCCTGTACATCAAGGAAACATGATCAAGTGCTTATCTTCGATATCAGTTACATGTCTCCCAAACCAACTGAG aaacaagaaacacaGATGTATCGCCGTATTTCTATCTTAGGCAATTGCAAAATTCCCGTTCCAACATGGTTTCCGAAGAGT GTATTGCAAACTAGACAGAAGCTATCGATTATTGGCCGCAAAATTTCTAGAGGTTTATCTGATGTTGCCATTACAAGTGATGAGGATTCGAG AATATTTTCTCCAGATACACTTGGTATGGTTCATGTGTGGGATCGAAGAGCAGGAGTGTCTCCATGCATTGAACTTTCAACAGACAGATATGATTCGATCAAGAGTATTCAAATATATGTGGATAATCAG ACTATTTTTGGAGCTGGTAAAGAAGGAATCATTCATATCTGGGACCTTCGTGGAGGAAGAAACTCTTCTGCTTTTCAGAGCCGCAAAGAT ATGAGCCAATTGCCTTTAGCATCTCTACATCTTGCACCGAAGCTGCAGAAAATTGCATCTCTTAAG GCACAGTCAGAAATCGTTCCCAAGGAAATCCATTCCATTGATGTAAACCCATCCTCTCCTCATCAACTTGCATTTCACCTTGACGATGGTTG GTCCGGTGTTCTTGACATATATAAATCTGAAGTTACTCATGTACATTGCCCTCCTCCAGCATGGTT GGATGGTTCCAACAGTTCAGCTGATTTAATCTTGCGGAAGCCATCATGGCTGCCAACATCATCT ATTTATGTGGTTGGGTCCATGAGCGAGAAAGGGAttcatgttcttgattttcatCCAAGCTCCAGGTCTCCTTGTCATGTTGACTACGA tGAGGATACACagagaaatgagaagagagacaagTGTAATCACAGAAACAAGTTTGTCTCATTGTCTGAAACTGTCACAGGTTGTGCTGCGCATCCTCTCAACGGCATGATCGTAGCTGGAACTCAG AATTCGTCTTTGCTGTTGATCGCTCAGATGCATTgctcatcttcatcagaaaCTGCAGAAGGTGAATTGTAG